The Lonchura striata isolate bLonStr1 chromosome 6, bLonStr1.mat, whole genome shotgun sequence nucleotide sequence AGCTTCACATGTCTGGTACTCCACATTTCTTAAAGGGATATTTAGAACCAAAAGCTTTACCGCTGCTTTTGAATACATGCTGCCTCTTTAAATGTTTTCGTCTTTATTAAAACCTTAGTCCTTTGTTTTGGGAAGTTTTTGATTgagttttgttgtgtttttttgtttgtttgcttgtttgttttttgcaagttctttcatttttcatttcttaaaacCTCCCATTCAAAAACTGTTTTGGCTTTTaatgaagggatttttttttctgcatccaGCAAACTGTAAACCATGTCGCTTGGATACAGCAAAAAGCTGAAATTCCACAGATTTACGTAGTCATACAATGTGTTGGGGGGAAAGTGTGCTGGGCATTCTTTGATTTTTGTGTCTTGCATTAGCATTTGTAAGCatttgaaaaagggaaaaatataaagaaaggaCATataaaggggaaagaaagagagggaaagagaaagaaaaagaaagaaagaaaaagaaagaaaggaagaaaggaagaaaggaaggaagaaaggaaggaagaaaggaaggaagaaaggaaggaagaaagaaagaaagaaagaaagaaagaaagaaagaaagaaagaaagaaagaaagaaagaaagaaagaaagaaagaaagaaagaaagaaagaaagaaagaaagaaagaaagaaaaagaaagaaggaaagaaaaaggttgCTGTGATGAACGTAAAATATGACCTTatctttttaaaagtttgtgCTGTCCCTCTTGTTTAGCACCAGTGCTGCTTACCCTTTCCCTTCAAGACGCTTCAGAGCTGTTAAGCATCTAGGGGTGATAATTTGACTTTCAGCTAAGCCGGAGGGCTGCAGCAGACAGCAGTAGGTGGTGATGTAATAGGTACCAACGCACATGGATATATAAATGTCGTGGCTAGGGCTAAAGCGCTATGGCTGAGCAGCTATAGAAGAAGATCAGCACTTCAGACAAGACTCCTGGAGTTGAGATCAAGTTCAGAAGCTCTTGCTCCCGGGATTTCCTCTCcatgcagccagcccagggaaaCCGCAGATCCTCAGGGGACTGAGCACTaagctccctccctccctccctccctctccgctttgctttctgtttttttttttttttctttttaaatatttttttttctgttcggctttttgttggtttttttttgttgttgtttttttttttcttttattttcttttttctccccttcttcGACCCTAGCATAAAGTgggagctggggacagagcGTATTTTCGGAGCGAGCGGCGGCCCCTAAACCGGGATGCCTCTCCccgcggcgctgctgccggcgctgctcctggggctgctgtggccGGGGGCGGTGCGTGGCCGGTCGCCCCCGGGTCGCGTCCCCGTCGGGCCCCGCCAGCGCCGCTGGGACACGGCTCTTTTCGCCCGCTCCGTCGCTCGCCTCCCGGCTGAGCGCCACGATGCCGCCCGCGACGGCGACTACCTCCTGGGCATCAAACGGCTGCGGCGCCTCTACTGCAACGTGGGCATCGGTTTCCACATCCAGGTGCTGCCCGACGGCCGCATCGATGGCATTCACAGCGAGAATCGATACAGTAAGCCGGCGACAAGTCCCGCGGAGGGGCAGGCGAGACGCTCCGCGCCCGCGGAACCGTCGGAGGGCAGTTCTGCAGGAGCGGGGCGAATGACCTGCCCGGAGAGTGGCGTGTCCCGAGAGGAGGGTGGGTGCGTGGCAGACCTCGGGCTTCCCTCAAAAGTGCGGccgccggcagcgccgcggggccgcgccccTCGGCTCccccgcgggcggcgggagcCCGGGGTAGCGGGGCGGCGGGGACCCCATCGGGAGCTCCGGAGCGGCTCGCCGGGCGCTCGGGAGGGGCTCGTGGGCGCTGCTCAGTGCCGCGTTGTCCCCTTGCCGCCGTCAGGCATCAGGTGTCGGGGTTGCCTCAACATCTGGAGGACCCGCAGTGCCGTGGGCCGCCCACTCCGAGAAGGGACTGGGGTGCGCCCAGCTCACCCCCCAAACTTGAAAAGCATCTGCCGGGGAC carries:
- the FGF4 gene encoding fibroblast growth factor 4; translation: MPLPAALLPALLLGLLWPGAVRGRSPPGRVPVGPRQRRWDTALFARSVARLPAERHDAARDGDYLLGIKRLRRLYCNVGIGFHIQVLPDGRIDGIHSENRYSLLEISPVERGVVSIFGVKSGLFVAMNSKGKLYGSAHFNDECKFKEILLPNNYNAYESRTYPGMYIALSKNGRTKKGNKVSPTMTVTHFLPRI